The following are from one region of the Geotrypetes seraphini chromosome 12, aGeoSer1.1, whole genome shotgun sequence genome:
- the GNG12 gene encoding guanine nucleotide-binding protein G(I)/G(S)/G(O) subunit gamma-12 isoform X2, producing MSAKTTSTNNITQTRRTVQQLRLEASIERIKISKASADLMRYCEEHAKNDPLLMGIPASENPFKDKKPCIIL from the exons ATGTCAGCCAAAACAACTAGTACAAACAATATAACACAGACAAGAAGAACAGTACAGCAGCTAAGATTAGAAGCCTCTATAGAAAGAATAAAG ATTTCAAAGGCATCAGCTGATCTTATGCGCTACTGTGAGGAACATGCAAAGAATGACCCTTTACTAATGGGTATACCTGCTTCAGAAAATCCTTTCAAGGATAAAAAGCCTTGCATCATATTGTAG